The Pan troglodytes isolate AG18354 chromosome 7, NHGRI_mPanTro3-v2.0_pri, whole genome shotgun sequence genome has a window encoding:
- the DEFA4 gene encoding defensin alpha 4 isoform X1, whose product MRIIAILAAILLVALQVRAGPLQARGDEAPGQEQRGPEDQDISISFAWDKSSALQVSGSTRGMVCSCRLVFCRRTELRVGNCLIGGVSFTYCCTRVD is encoded by the exons ATGAGGATTATCGCCATCCTCGCTGCCATTCTCTTGGTAGCCCTCCAGGTCCGGGCAGGCCCACTCCAGGCAAGAGGCGATGAGGCTCCAGGCCAGGAGCAGCGTGGGCCAGAAGACCAGGACATATCTATTTCCTTTGCATGGGATAAAAGCTCTGCTCTTCAGGTTTCAG GCTCAACAAGGGGCATGGTCTGCTCTTGCAGATTAGTATTCTGCCGGCGAACAGAACTTCGTGTTGGGAACTGCCTCATTGGTGGTGTGAGTTTCACATACTGCTGCACGCGTGTAGATTAA